Proteins from a genomic interval of Lelliottia amnigena:
- the oxyR_2 gene encoding nitrogen assimilation transcriptional regulator, whose product MNFRRLKYFVKIVDIGSLTQAAEVLHIAQPALSQQVATLEGELDQQLLIRTKRGVTPTEAGKILYTHARTILRQCEQAQLAVCNVGHTLSGQVSIGLAPGTAASSITMPLLQAVRAELPDVLVYLHENSGSVLNDKLLNGQLDMAVLYDRSPIAGITSQPLLKEDLYLVGTRDCPGQSIDLTAVAEMNLFLPRDYSAVRVRVDEAFSLRRLTAKIIGEIDSISTLTAAIASGMGVTVLPESAARSLCSAANGWMARITTPSMSLPLSLNMSARGSLTPQAQAVKEILMSLVSRPSLENRELQLVS is encoded by the coding sequence ATGAACTTTAGACGACTGAAATACTTCGTAAAAATCGTCGATATCGGTAGCCTGACCCAGGCCGCGGAAGTGTTGCATATCGCGCAGCCTGCGCTGAGCCAGCAGGTGGCCACTCTGGAAGGTGAACTGGACCAGCAGCTTTTAATCCGCACCAAGCGTGGCGTCACGCCAACCGAAGCGGGCAAAATTCTCTATACCCATGCGCGTACGATTTTGCGTCAGTGTGAGCAAGCCCAGCTTGCGGTCTGCAACGTTGGACACACGCTGAGCGGCCAGGTTTCTATCGGTCTGGCACCGGGCACCGCTGCCTCCTCTATTACCATGCCGCTGCTTCAGGCTGTGCGCGCCGAGCTGCCAGACGTGCTGGTTTATCTGCATGAAAACAGCGGTTCGGTACTGAATGATAAATTACTCAACGGCCAGCTGGATATGGCAGTGCTTTATGACCGTTCACCGATTGCGGGGATCACCAGTCAGCCGCTGCTGAAAGAAGACCTTTATCTTGTTGGCACGCGCGACTGCCCGGGTCAAAGCATCGACCTGACGGCCGTGGCGGAGATGAATCTGTTCTTACCGCGAGATTACAGTGCCGTTCGCGTGCGCGTGGATGAAGCGTTTTCTCTGCGTCGCCTGACGGCAAAAATCATCGGTGAGATCGACTCTATCTCTACCCTGACCGCCGCGATTGCCAGCGGAATGGGTGTGACGGTCCTGCCTGAATCTGCGGCACGCTCTCTGTGCAGCGCGGCGAATGGCTGGATGGCGCGGATCACCACACCATCAATGAGCCTGCCGTTGTCCTTGAATATGTCTGCGCGCGGTTCGTTGACGCCTCAGGCACAAGCCGTGAAAGAAATTCTGATGTCGCTGGTAAGCCGTCCGTCGCTGGAGAATCGCGAACTGCAGCTCGTGAGCTGA
- a CDS encoding acriflavin resistance protein, with the protein MGDASRQFPPGVVTPFVNDDFGDVFGFFFALSGDEFTNAELARYAEQLRRELVLIPGVGKVAIGGAIPQQINVDISLPKMAARGITLTQLSAILSRVNVVSNAGEIASGSESIRLHPTGEFENIDELGDLIITPYGTGGRDASA; encoded by the coding sequence GTGGGTGACGCTTCGCGCCAGTTTCCGCCAGGCGTCGTGACGCCGTTTGTGAATGATGATTTTGGCGATGTGTTTGGTTTCTTCTTTGCCCTTTCCGGCGATGAATTTACTAACGCAGAGCTGGCCCGCTATGCCGAGCAGCTGCGGCGCGAGCTAGTATTGATCCCCGGCGTTGGCAAAGTCGCCATAGGGGGCGCGATACCGCAGCAGATCAATGTCGATATCTCGCTACCCAAAATGGCCGCGCGCGGCATTACGCTTACGCAGCTTTCCGCGATCCTCAGCCGGGTGAACGTGGTGTCTAACGCCGGTGAGATCGCCTCTGGCAGCGAGTCAATTCGCCTGCATCCGACCGGCGAATTTGAAAACATCGATGAGCTGGGCGATTTGATTATCACCCCATACGGTACGGGGGGCCGCGACGCGTCTGCGTGA
- the mdtE_1 gene encoding RND family efflux transporter MFP subunit yields MNRYISLLPVLILLTTACDPKTQETAPQPRMVKVAVVTAAGQAQQRVFPARIESGDATDLSFKRGGQIETLDIRQGTSVKQGQPLAQLNTREVLQRVKDHQTSATLAQRQFDRFQTLAGRQAISKAEMDVQRATRDSANAALKIAQEELNQMTLVAPFGGVAASVHVRNHQVVSAGQPILTLTRTDLLDVVFSIPENLFKTLDIRNANYRPVVKINSMPDREFSAVYKEHTGSSDSNTLTWQVILTLPRPDDFPVVGGVSGTVTINLANLPAGAGQNALVVPVEAVFNPDNSPRNEPHVWVVQGDGDKLQLEDRKVSVGQVTAQGVIVTEGLKAGERVVAAGVGELHAKQPVRIWTRERGL; encoded by the coding sequence GTGAATCGTTACATTTCTCTTCTACCCGTCCTTATATTACTGACAACGGCCTGCGATCCCAAAACTCAGGAAACGGCGCCCCAGCCACGCATGGTGAAAGTCGCCGTGGTAACGGCAGCAGGTCAGGCGCAGCAGCGCGTCTTCCCGGCGCGAATTGAGTCTGGCGACGCTACCGACCTCTCATTCAAGCGCGGCGGCCAGATTGAAACGCTCGATATCCGTCAGGGAACCAGCGTAAAACAGGGTCAGCCGTTGGCCCAACTCAATACGCGAGAAGTCCTGCAGCGCGTCAAAGATCACCAGACTTCCGCCACGCTTGCGCAGCGGCAATTCGATCGCTTCCAGACGCTGGCTGGCCGTCAGGCCATTTCGAAAGCGGAAATGGACGTTCAGCGCGCCACCCGCGACTCCGCCAATGCGGCGCTGAAAATCGCGCAAGAAGAGTTGAATCAGATGACGCTGGTAGCCCCGTTTGGTGGCGTTGCGGCCAGCGTTCACGTCCGTAATCATCAGGTTGTCAGCGCCGGTCAGCCGATTCTGACGCTGACGCGTACCGATTTGCTGGATGTGGTGTTTAGCATTCCAGAAAACCTGTTCAAAACCCTGGATATTCGTAATGCCAACTACCGCCCCGTGGTGAAGATTAACTCGATGCCGGATCGCGAATTCAGCGCAGTCTACAAAGAACACACCGGCAGTAGCGACAGCAATACGCTGACCTGGCAGGTTATTTTAACCCTGCCGCGCCCGGATGATTTCCCGGTCGTGGGCGGCGTCAGCGGAACAGTCACCATCAATCTGGCCAATCTCCCGGCAGGCGCGGGGCAAAATGCCCTGGTCGTCCCAGTCGAAGCGGTGTTTAACCCGGATAACAGCCCGCGTAATGAGCCACATGTCTGGGTTGTGCAAGGCGACGGCGACAAACTCCAGTTGGAGGATCGCAAAGTGAGCGTTGGGCAAGTCACCGCCCAGGGCGTCATTGTTACCGAAGGCCTCAAAGCGGGAGAGCGCGTGGTGGCTGCGGGTGTGGGGGAATTGCACGCTAAACAGCCCGTTCGCATCTGGACGCGTGAGCGAGGTCTGTAA
- a CDS encoding acriflavin resistance protein, whose protein sequence is MGVSFIPGVNVIDVGRALEAKLQQMSAEKPAGINIDLFYDQAAEVGHSVNGFIINFLMALAIVIGVLLIFMGVRSGIIIALSSRLTC, encoded by the coding sequence ATGGGCGTGTCATTTATTCCCGGCGTCAATGTGATTGATGTGGGGCGTGCGTTAGAGGCCAAGCTGCAGCAAATGTCGGCAGAAAAACCGGCGGGCATCAATATCGATCTGTTTTACGATCAGGCTGCGGAAGTGGGGCATTCGGTTAACGGATTTATCATCAACTTCCTGATGGCGCTGGCGATTGTTATCGGCGTTCTGCTGATTTTTATGGGCGTCCGCAGTGGGATTATTATCGCGCTTTCCTCGCGCTTAACGTGTTAG
- the ctpF_2 gene encoding P-type HAD superfamily ATPase, which translates to MKTEKPEQPFYRLSVEETLATTASTAEGICRAESTARLQQYGENALPQKPGKPAWLRFLAHFNDVLIYVLLAAAVLTAVMGHWVDTLVILGVAVINSLIGYIQESNAEKSLQSIRNMLSSEAVVVRQGNHETIPTTALVPGDIVVIRAGDRIPADLRIIEAHNLRVEEAILTGESTVVEKITDRLEGELPLGDRTNLLFSGTTVSSGGGQGVVIATGGDTELGHINQMMSDIEQQRTPLLIQMDKLGKAIFIIILVMMAALFVFSVLFRDMPVSELMLSLISLAVASVPEGLPAIISIILSLGVQTMARQKAIIRKLPTVETLGAMTVICSDKTGTLTMNEMTVKAVITADTIYRVEGDSYEPIGNVHPINDPTPVTVAPGSLLERYLRTIDLCNDSQLMKDDQGFWKITGGPTEGALKVLAAKIPLPSVETQLRSKIPFDSQYKYMSTLHRIGDEELILITGAPDVLFRLCQHQQTEAGLEPLDQSYWEAKIEEYAREGLRMVAAAWKPASLEQTELTHDDLQHGVILLGVAGMMDPPRPEAITAIGDCLQAGIRVKMITGDHPQTAMSIGKMLGIGNTDNAITGRELEVMDDRQLSDAAQKFDIFARTSPEDKFRLVQALQSKKEVVGMTGDGVNDAPALKQADVGIAMGIKGTEVTKEAADMVLTDDNFATIASAVREGRRVYDNLKKTILFIMPTNLAQGLLIIIALLAGNLIPLTPVLILWMNMATSATLSFGLAFEAGEKNIMNRPPRDPKLHVMDGFAIWRVVFVGSMIAVSAFVLEAWLQPRGYSPEFIRTVLLQTLVTAQWFYMLNCRVSDGFSLSKGLLANRGIWIVTAVLLVLQLLIIYAPFMQMLFGTESLPFRYWVITFIIGFVMFLIVEVEKPLTRRWRTEAPR; encoded by the coding sequence ATGAAGACAGAAAAACCGGAACAACCCTTTTACCGACTTTCCGTGGAAGAGACGCTGGCAACGACAGCCAGTACCGCGGAGGGGATCTGCCGTGCAGAGTCCACGGCAAGGCTTCAGCAGTATGGCGAAAACGCGCTGCCGCAAAAGCCGGGCAAACCTGCATGGTTGCGATTTTTAGCCCATTTCAACGATGTGCTGATCTACGTATTACTCGCGGCGGCGGTATTGACGGCGGTGATGGGACACTGGGTGGATACGCTGGTCATCCTGGGCGTGGCAGTGATCAACTCGCTGATTGGCTATATTCAGGAAAGTAACGCTGAAAAATCGCTGCAAAGTATCCGCAATATGCTCTCCAGCGAAGCCGTGGTGGTGCGTCAGGGCAATCATGAAACCATCCCGACAACGGCGCTGGTGCCTGGCGACATCGTTGTGATCCGCGCAGGCGATCGCATACCGGCTGACCTCAGAATTATTGAAGCGCACAATCTCCGGGTGGAAGAGGCGATTCTCACCGGCGAGTCAACGGTCGTTGAAAAAATAACGGACCGGCTTGAAGGTGAACTCCCGCTGGGGGACCGTACTAACCTGTTGTTTTCGGGGACCACGGTCAGTTCCGGCGGCGGGCAGGGCGTTGTTATTGCCACGGGGGGTGATACTGAATTAGGCCATATCAACCAGATGATGTCGGATATTGAGCAACAGCGAACGCCGCTGCTGATACAGATGGATAAGCTCGGGAAAGCCATTTTCATTATCATTCTGGTCATGATGGCTGCGCTGTTTGTCTTTAGCGTCCTGTTCAGGGATATGCCCGTTTCCGAGCTCATGCTTTCGCTCATTAGCCTTGCGGTGGCCTCGGTTCCGGAAGGGTTGCCGGCAATCATTTCGATTATTCTGTCGCTTGGCGTGCAAACGATGGCCCGGCAGAAGGCCATTATTCGCAAATTGCCAACCGTCGAAACGCTGGGCGCGATGACCGTGATCTGCTCGGATAAAACCGGCACGCTGACGATGAACGAGATGACGGTCAAAGCGGTGATCACCGCCGACACGATTTATCGTGTTGAGGGTGATAGCTACGAACCGATCGGGAACGTCCATCCCATCAATGATCCCACGCCCGTTACCGTCGCCCCCGGCTCGCTGCTGGAGCGCTATCTGCGCACGATTGACCTGTGTAACGACAGTCAGCTGATGAAAGACGATCAGGGCTTCTGGAAGATTACTGGCGGGCCAACGGAGGGGGCATTAAAAGTCCTTGCGGCGAAAATCCCGTTACCTTCGGTTGAGACGCAGCTGCGCAGCAAGATCCCGTTTGATTCACAGTACAAATATATGTCGACCCTTCACCGCATTGGGGATGAAGAGTTGATTTTGATTACCGGTGCCCCGGATGTGCTGTTCAGGCTGTGTCAGCACCAGCAGACTGAAGCGGGCCTTGAGCCGCTCGACCAATCTTACTGGGAAGCGAAAATCGAAGAGTATGCGCGCGAAGGGCTGCGCATGGTCGCGGCAGCCTGGAAGCCCGCGAGTCTTGAGCAAACGGAGCTGACGCATGATGATTTGCAGCATGGCGTGATTTTGCTTGGGGTTGCCGGAATGATGGACCCACCGCGTCCTGAGGCCATTACGGCGATCGGCGACTGTCTGCAGGCGGGTATTCGCGTCAAAATGATTACTGGCGATCACCCGCAAACGGCGATGAGCATTGGCAAAATGCTGGGTATCGGCAATACCGACAATGCCATTACCGGGCGCGAGCTTGAAGTGATGGACGATCGCCAGTTGAGCGACGCCGCGCAGAAATTTGATATTTTTGCGCGTACCAGCCCGGAGGATAAATTCCGCCTGGTACAGGCGCTGCAAAGCAAGAAAGAGGTGGTCGGGATGACCGGCGATGGCGTGAATGATGCGCCCGCCCTGAAACAGGCTGACGTCGGGATTGCCATGGGCATCAAAGGGACGGAGGTGACCAAAGAAGCGGCGGACATGGTTCTGACCGATGATAATTTTGCCACCATCGCCAGCGCGGTAAGGGAAGGGCGTCGGGTTTACGATAACCTGAAAAAAACCATTCTCTTTATCATGCCCACCAACCTGGCGCAGGGGCTGTTAATTATTATTGCCCTGCTGGCAGGCAACCTGATTCCGCTGACGCCAGTGCTGATCCTGTGGATGAACATGGCGACCTCCGCCACGCTCTCCTTTGGGCTGGCATTTGAAGCGGGTGAGAAGAACATCATGAATCGGCCGCCGCGCGACCCCAAACTGCACGTGATGGATGGGTTTGCCATCTGGCGCGTGGTGTTTGTCGGTTCCATGATCGCGGTGAGCGCTTTCGTGCTTGAAGCCTGGCTACAGCCGCGCGGATATTCGCCGGAGTTTATCCGAACCGTGCTGCTGCAAACCCTGGTGACCGCGCAATGGTTCTACATGCTTAACTGCCGCGTGTCCGACGGATTCTCTCTGAGCAAAGGGCTGCTGGCGAACCGGGGGATTTGGATCGTGACGGCGGTACTGCTGGTGCTGCAACTGCTGATTATCTATGCGCCGTTTATGCAGATGCTGTTCGGTACCGAGTCCCTACCGTTCCGCTATTGGGTCATCACCTTCATTATCGGCTTTGTGATGTTCCTGATTGTGGAAGTTGAGAAACCGTTAACCCGCAGGTGGCGCACGGAGGCACCGCGCTAA
- a CDS encoding acriflavin resistance protein codes for MTAVNYVIRRSALPLLGATVIAILAFAPIGLSQDSTGEYCKSLFQVLLISLMLSWFSALTITPVMIKWWLFKGAKNSGNARANRSL; via the coding sequence ATGACCGCCGTCAATTACGTGATTCGCCGCTCGGCGCTACCGCTCTTAGGCGCAACGGTGATCGCTATTCTGGCGTTTGCGCCCATCGGGCTTTCTCAGGATTCGACCGGGGAATACTGCAAATCGCTGTTCCAGGTTTTACTGATTTCGCTGATGCTGAGCTGGTTCTCGGCGCTGACGATTACGCCGGTGATGATCAAATGGTGGCTGTTCAAAGGGGCAAAAAACAGTGGAAACGCCCGCGCAAACCGATCCTTATAA
- the swrC gene encoding acriflavin resistance protein, which produces MDISRQFIDNPIRVWLTILLLGVGGIFALLNIGRLEDPAFTIKTAVVITHYPGASAQQVEEEVTLPLENALQQLPSLDNVSSISSNGLSQITVNIASRYHSQRTAANLG; this is translated from the coding sequence ATGGATATCTCCCGCCAGTTTATCGACAATCCCATTCGCGTCTGGCTGACTATTCTGCTGCTGGGCGTCGGCGGTATTTTTGCGCTGCTGAACATTGGTCGTCTTGAAGACCCTGCTTTCACCATTAAAACGGCGGTGGTCATTACTCACTATCCCGGTGCCTCCGCTCAGCAAGTCGAAGAAGAGGTCACCCTGCCCCTGGAAAACGCGTTACAGCAGCTTCCCTCGCTCGATAACGTGAGTTCGATTTCATCAAATGGCTTATCGCAAATAACCGTCAATATCGCGTCGCGCTATCACTCCCAGCGAACTGCCGCAAATCTGGGATGA
- a CDS encoding acriflavin resistance protein: protein MPLRRVCALFLLTAFTTVLGLAPLLRDVFFQSMAVVIMFGLGFATILTLLVLPVIYACFHRPPGTEAP, encoded by the coding sequence ATGCCGCTACGTCGCGTTTGCGCCCTATTTCTGCTGACCGCATTTACCACCGTGTTAGGACTGGCTCCGCTCCTGCGTGATGTGTTCTTCCAGAGCATGGCGGTGGTGATTATGTTTGGCCTGGGATTCGCGACCATCTTGACGCTTCTGGTGCTTCCGGTTATTTATGCCTGTTTCCATCGACCGCCAGGGACAGAAGCACCATGA
- a CDS encoding acriflavin resistance protein, which yields METPAQTDPYNARFYQIYQQMLNALLERKAVTLTLMVALLVAAVWGFGSVRQNFFPSSNTPIFFVDLWLPYGTDISQTEKMTGDIEKRLTARMAW from the coding sequence GTGGAAACGCCCGCGCAAACCGATCCTTATAACGCGCGGTTTTACCAAATTTATCAGCAGATGCTGAACGCCCTGCTGGAGCGCAAAGCGGTGACGCTGACGTTGATGGTTGCACTGCTGGTCGCGGCGGTCTGGGGTTTTGGCTCGGTGCGGCAAAACTTCTTCCCCTCATCGAACACGCCTATTTTCTTCGTCGACCTGTGGTTACCTTACGGAACGGATATCAGCCAGACTGAGAAAATGACCGGCGACATCGAAAAGCGATTAACGGCCAGGATGGCGTGGTGA
- a CDS encoding acriflavin resistance protein → MRIKGPEPDRLRQIASQVDDILSRDPATDSVRNDWQNRSKVIRPQYSPALGRELGVDKQDIDNALEMNFSGSRVGLYREGSDLLPVVVRPPENERQDANHLNNVLVWSQNRQQYIPISNVVSGFTLEWEDPLILRRDRKPRADGSDRPVAA, encoded by the coding sequence GTGCGAATCAAGGGACCCGAGCCGGACAGGCTGCGGCAGATCGCCAGTCAGGTTGACGATATTCTCAGTCGCGATCCGGCCACCGACAGCGTGCGAAACGACTGGCAGAACCGCAGCAAAGTGATTCGTCCGCAGTATTCGCCAGCATTGGGTCGGGAACTGGGCGTCGATAAGCAAGATATTGATAATGCGCTGGAGATGAATTTCTCCGGGAGTCGGGTAGGGTTATACCGCGAAGGCTCGGATCTGCTGCCCGTCGTCGTCCGTCCGCCAGAAAACGAACGTCAGGATGCTAATCATCTCAATAACGTGCTGGTGTGGAGTCAAAACCGTCAGCAGTACATTCCGATAAGTAACGTGGTGAGCGGCTTTACGCTGGAGTGGGAAGATCCGTTGATCCTGCGCCGCGACCGCAAGCCGCGTGCTGACGGTTCAGACCGACCCGTCGCCGCTTAG
- the cbl gene encoding transcriptional regulator Cbl, whose translation MNFQQLKIIREAARRDFNLTEVANMLYTSQSGVSRHIRELEEELGIEIFIRRGKRLLGMTEPGKALLTIAERILNEASNVRRLADLFTNDASGVLTIATTHTQARYSLPPVIKVFRELFPEVRLELIQGTPQEIEVLLQNGGADIGIASERLSNDPLLVAFPWFRWHHSLLLPSDHPLNQVSPLTLDAIGKWPLITYRQGITGRSRIDEAFNRKGITPDVVLSAQDSDVIKTYVELGLGIGIVAEQSGGEHESSDLVRLDTRHLFDANTVWLGLKRGQLQRNYVWRFIELCNAGLSVDEIKRQVMESEDVAIDYQI comes from the coding sequence GTGAATTTCCAGCAACTTAAAATTATCCGTGAGGCGGCCAGGCGGGATTTCAACCTGACCGAAGTCGCCAACATGCTTTATACCTCTCAGTCGGGCGTCAGCCGCCATATTCGCGAGCTGGAAGAAGAGCTGGGCATTGAGATTTTTATCCGTCGTGGTAAACGTCTGTTGGGCATGACTGAGCCAGGTAAGGCGCTCCTGACCATCGCAGAGCGCATTCTTAACGAAGCCAGCAACGTACGACGGCTGGCGGACCTCTTTACCAATGATGCGTCAGGCGTGCTGACCATCGCAACAACGCATACCCAGGCGCGCTACAGTCTGCCGCCGGTGATCAAGGTTTTCCGCGAACTCTTCCCGGAAGTGCGTCTTGAGCTGATTCAGGGCACGCCGCAGGAGATTGAAGTGCTGCTGCAAAATGGCGGGGCGGATATCGGTATCGCCAGCGAACGCCTGAGTAACGACCCGCTGCTGGTGGCCTTTCCGTGGTTCCGCTGGCATCACAGCCTGCTTTTGCCCTCAGACCACCCCTTAAATCAGGTTTCCCCTTTGACGCTCGACGCGATCGGCAAATGGCCGCTCATCACCTATCGACAGGGGATTACCGGGCGTTCGCGTATCGACGAGGCATTCAACCGGAAGGGGATAACCCCGGATGTGGTGCTGAGTGCGCAGGATTCGGACGTCATCAAAACCTATGTTGAACTGGGGCTGGGGATTGGTATTGTCGCGGAACAGTCGGGCGGAGAACATGAATCTAGCGACCTGGTGCGGCTCGATACCCGGCATTTATTTGACGCCAATACCGTCTGGCTGGGACTGAAGCGCGGGCAGCTGCAACGCAACTACGTCTGGCGCTTCATCGAGTTATGTAATGCGGGGCTGTCG
- the pagP_2 gene encoding palmitoyl transferase — MRQLRIAFVFMAVFMTFSLRAEPGVYGEQRISRWWNEWTTDVSQTWSEPQHYDLYVPFLSWHARFMYDKEKTDNYNEMPSGGGFGISRYDEEGDWSSLYAMMFKDSHNEWQPIIGYGWENGWYLDNARDFRLGLGVTAGITARKDFANYVPLPIVLPLFSAGYKNLNVQFTYIPGTYNNGNVLLPGCATAFNPGHLNRNHFFDQ, encoded by the coding sequence ATGCGACAACTTCGAATTGCTTTTGTATTCATGGCTGTGTTTATGACGTTTTCACTGCGCGCTGAGCCTGGGGTGTACGGCGAACAGCGTATCAGCCGCTGGTGGAACGAATGGACCACCGATGTTTCGCAGACGTGGAGCGAACCGCAGCACTACGATCTGTATGTCCCCTTTTTGAGCTGGCATGCGCGTTTTATGTATGACAAAGAAAAAACCGACAATTACAACGAAATGCCGTCGGGCGGGGGTTTTGGTATTTCTCGCTACGATGAAGAGGGCGACTGGAGTTCGCTTTACGCCATGATGTTTAAGGACTCGCATAACGAATGGCAGCCCATCATCGGCTATGGCTGGGAAAATGGCTGGTATCTGGATAATGCGCGGGATTTCCGGCTGGGACTGGGCGTGACCGCAGGGATCACGGCACGCAAAGATTTTGCTAACTATGTGCCGTTACCCATCGTTTTACCGCTATTTTCTGCCGGCTATAAGAACCTGAACGTCCAGTTCACTTATATTCCGGGCACCTACAATAACGGCAACGTATTATTGCCTGGCTGCGCTACGGCTTTTAACCCCGGGCATCTAAATCGTAATCACTTTTTTGATCAATGA
- the uspG_3 gene encoding UspA domain-containing protein: MYRNILVPVDVYEIGLADKAVAHAQFLAQSASADIHLLHVIPKFSPELTRGFISDARKMDDYMINNSKEKLAAFAKKINFPEDRIHLHVRGGNVRDEVTQLADDLAADVIIIGSRNPNIQTHLLGSDAANIVRYAHVPVFVVR; the protein is encoded by the coding sequence ATGTACAGAAATATTCTGGTTCCTGTCGATGTCTACGAAATCGGGCTGGCGGATAAAGCCGTGGCTCACGCTCAATTCCTCGCGCAAAGTGCTTCAGCAGATATCCATCTTCTTCACGTTATTCCAAAGTTCTCGCCAGAATTGACGCGCGGGTTTATTTCGGATGCGCGAAAAATGGATGACTATATGATTAATAATTCAAAAGAAAAGCTTGCGGCGTTCGCCAAAAAAATCAATTTTCCTGAGGATCGCATTCATCTTCATGTCCGCGGCGGGAATGTCCGCGACGAAGTCACCCAGTTAGCCGACGATCTCGCGGCGGACGTGATCATTATCGGTTCACGCAATCCCAATATTCAGACGCATTTATTGGGGTCAGACGCGGCGAACATTGTTCGTTACGCGCACGTTCCGGTTTTTGTCGTGCGGTAA